ACTTTTTATTATATTCTTAGGATCCGTCATTATTGAATTTTCTCGAACACGATAAAGGTACGTCCTTTGAAAACAGACTCTTAGATTATTACAATAATAGAAAAGATTAAAGGACCATAACGAGTCTTCATGTATTATCCCCTCGCGAAACCACAAGTCATATTTTAAAAAAAAACTCTTTTTCACCAGTTTATTCCAAGCCATTTCATATAGACTATACGAAATAAAGGCATTAAATATTTCTTTTTGCTTATCAAAGATAGCAACACTTGTATTTAATCTTGGTATATATTGATTATCTCCAATCAAATCAAAATCGCCCATTATAACATCAGGAAAACTCTGCAAAGAAAGGTTAGATAATAATTCAATGGTATTTTCTACTAAGATATCGTCAGAATCCAGAAAATATAAATAATCTCCTTTCGCAATTTTAACACCTGAATTTCTTGCAGCAGACAAGCCTTTATTTTCCTGATGATTTATTATTTTAAATAAAATATTTCCTTGATAAACAGATAAAAGACGATTGACAACCTCCATACTCTGATCAGGGGTACAATCATTTACTATAATACACTCTAAAGTTCCTTTATATGTCTGATTTATAACTGAATACAGACAACTTTCAATATATTGTTCTACATTGTAGACGGGTATTATTATAGAAACATTTACCATATCACTAATCAATAAAGTATATATTATCTAAATCTTTCAACCATGTTTCATAGAAGAACCTATTTTTTCCATATGAATTATCGAAAAAAACAAAAGGCTTATTTAATAGAATAGCCAAAATGGCAACGTGTAATCTTGTTGTATATATTTTATTATAACGACAAAGAAATCTTCCTCCTTTTTTTATTAAATATGTTTTCAAAAAAATAGAAGCAAAAGCATTTGCTAGCTTGTATTGTTGAAAATTAATCAACTTACCCAATATTTTAAATCGAATAGATATAAACTCCATAGTAGGCCAATCCCTTATATCTACCAGATGCTGATCCTCTATAATATAACTTTCATAATTTTTCGCACAAAATTCAATATCATTTCTCTTTAAGTACAGAACCTTAGAAGTACTTTTTCCACTATATTGATTTAAAGTTTGTTGAGAAATACAGAATGCCATGTCAGGTAATAACAATAAATTATTTTTATAGAAATATGAGCCTAATATATCCCAAGACTTTGTATCTCGAACACAGATAGTTAGATTAGAATGTTTTCCCATTAACTCTGCATCTCTCTCTAATATTTTTGTATCCTGATAATGAACACTTTGTGGTAATATAATAATCTTATTATCAGGATATAGTTCTACTATTTTTAATCTAAACTCTTGATGTACACGCCACAGATCTCCAAAATTCCCACCGCCTTGCAATAAAATTGTTGTATCCTTGGGTAATGGCTTATAACTAAAAGTCTGATATGAACATTTTGAAATACATTGAGAAGACAGTTGTTTTAGAAAATTTTCAGTTCCCTCCCAAATCAAAATATCTCCGATATTAGTATAATAAGGTAAATCCCATAATACATAAGAATCCGATATCAAAGGAGTCAACGTATTAACTATCAAATCTCTCAAAAAAGCCACCTTTCCTGAAAAATTCATTTTATTATATGCTTTAAAATTGCTTTTACTGAATTTCCAACTTTCTCTTTTATCTTTCTTTGAAC
The nucleotide sequence above comes from Bacteroides caccae. Encoded proteins:
- a CDS encoding glycosyltransferase family 2 protein is translated as MVNVSIIIPVYNVEQYIESCLYSVINQTYKGTLECIIVNDCTPDQSMEVVNRLLSVYQGNILFKIINHQENKGLSAARNSGVKIAKGDYLYFLDSDDILVENTIELLSNLSLQSFPDVIMGDFDLIGDNQYIPRLNTSVAIFDKQKEIFNAFISYSLYEMAWNKLVKKSFFLKYDLWFREGIIHEDSLWSFNLFYYCNNLRVCFQRTYLYRVRENSIMTDPKNIIKSFNSYCEIFFLKINFIKEKRLFYEFPLLVKYMVDAKFLLEKIVIEQNLDKETYTRLKNQLGICYILEKDLTIITRLKLLLSNLPFKVFKLMLFYFFKKIKE
- a CDS encoding polysaccharide pyruvyl transferase family protein, which encodes MNFSGKVAFLRDLIVNTLTPLISDSYVLWDLPYYTNIGDILIWEGTENFLKQLSSQCISKCSYQTFSYKPLPKDTTILLQGGGNFGDLWRVHQEFRLKIVELYPDNKIIILPQSVHYQDTKILERDAELMGKHSNLTICVRDTKSWDILGSYFYKNNLLLLPDMAFCISQQTLNQYSGKSTSKVLYLKRNDIEFCAKNYESYIIEDQHLVDIRDWPTMEFISIRFKILGKLINFQQYKLANAFASIFLKTYLIKKGGRFLCRYNKIYTTRLHVAILAILLNKPFVFFDNSYGKNRFFYETWLKDLDNIYFID